A stretch of Corynebacterium timonense DNA encodes these proteins:
- the hemE gene encoding uroporphyrinogen decarboxylase, translated as MTKRALTNAPLVEAASGRTPSRTPVWFMRQAGRSLPEYRRVREGIAMLDSCFMPELLAEITLQPVRRHDVDAAILFSDIVVPLKAAGVDVEIVPGRGPVVAEPVRGAGDVDKLPVLEHEVEEVARGIGLILNELSETQALIGFVGAPFTLASYLVEGGPSKNHEKTKAMMHSDPDTWHRLMRRLVPTIIAFLRTQVEAGIDAMQLFDSWAGFLTEADYRAHVLPYSTEILESVAGEIPRIHFGVATGELLGAMSEAGPEVMGVDWRVPLDVAAARLASPRVLQGNLDPALLFAGADVVRSEVARIKAEAAAAIAAGTATGHIFNLGHGVLPTTDPDAITEAVRIIHEEA; from the coding sequence ATGACTAAACGAGCGTTGACGAACGCCCCCCTCGTAGAGGCTGCCTCCGGCCGCACCCCCTCGCGCACGCCAGTGTGGTTCATGCGCCAGGCCGGCCGCTCCCTGCCGGAGTACCGGCGGGTGCGCGAGGGCATAGCCATGCTCGACTCCTGCTTCATGCCGGAGCTCCTGGCGGAGATCACGCTGCAGCCGGTGCGCCGCCACGACGTCGACGCCGCAATCCTCTTCTCCGACATCGTCGTGCCGCTCAAGGCGGCCGGCGTGGACGTCGAGATCGTGCCGGGGCGGGGCCCCGTCGTGGCGGAGCCGGTGCGGGGGGCAGGGGACGTCGATAAGCTCCCCGTGCTTGAACACGAGGTGGAGGAGGTGGCGCGGGGCATCGGGCTGATCCTCAACGAGCTGAGCGAGACCCAGGCCCTCATCGGCTTCGTGGGCGCGCCGTTCACGCTGGCGAGCTACCTCGTCGAGGGCGGGCCGAGCAAGAACCACGAAAAGACCAAGGCCATGATGCACTCCGACCCGGACACGTGGCACCGGCTCATGCGCCGGCTCGTGCCCACCATCATCGCGTTCCTGCGCACGCAGGTCGAGGCCGGGATCGACGCGATGCAACTGTTCGACTCGTGGGCGGGATTCCTCACCGAGGCCGACTACCGCGCGCACGTCCTGCCGTACTCCACCGAGATCCTCGAGTCGGTCGCGGGCGAGATCCCGCGCATCCATTTCGGCGTGGCCACCGGCGAGCTGCTCGGCGCGATGAGCGAGGCCGGCCCCGAGGTCATGGGCGTGGACTGGCGCGTGCCCCTCGACGTCGCCGCCGCCCGCCTCGCCAGCCCCCGCGTGCTGCAGGGCAACCTCGACCCGGCGCTGCTGTTCGCCGGCGCCGACGTCGTGCGTTCGGAAGTCGCGCGGATCAAGGCCGAGGCGGCCGCCGCGATCGCCGCGGGAACCGCCACCGGCCACATCTTCAACCTCGGGCACGGCGTGCTGCCCACCACGGACCCCGACGCCATCACCGAGGCCGTCCGTATTATCCACGAGGAGGCGTAG
- a CDS encoding uroporphyrinogen-III synthase yields MTMPSITPQPGKVIFVGAGPGNPELLTVRAREVMETNSIALVEPTVLQGVRNVVASKLAVPAQKLKEAEERYERMCEEAKAAGARRRPPRPAPPTAAELAESDLGAEGIVEKLRAALDEAAAAIERGEDGDGDVVRLVAGNPLTRDAVMEEISAVANAGLEFQVVPGMSLPSTVPSFAGIALGSTYTETDLTNDVDTEIDWDQLAAAPQPLVFQAVAEQLETIAAELSARGYAGTTPLTVTTNGTTRLQRTFDATLETVSKIDADLSGNLVVTIGAAVDDRSKYSWWENRPLYGWRVLVPRAKEQAGVMNARLSACGAIPQSVPTISLEPPRNPAQLDRAIKGIVEGRFQWIVFTSVNAVRTVWDKFEELGLDARAFAGVHLAAVGGKTAEALRARGMVPELLPHRTKQNAAGLVEVFPEYVEDIDPVSRVLLPRADLGTDVLVDGLKEKGWEVDDVVAYRTVRAAPPAPEVREMIKTGGFDAVCFTSASTVKNLVGIAGKPHARTIIACIGPMTAAEAREQGLRVDVVPEVADVPSLVDALAAHVASLRTAGQLPPPRKKRRARRKPAEDE; encoded by the coding sequence ATGACTATGCCCTCGATTACCCCCCAGCCGGGGAAGGTCATCTTCGTCGGCGCTGGCCCCGGCAACCCGGAGCTGCTGACCGTCCGCGCACGCGAGGTGATGGAAACCAACTCTATCGCCCTCGTTGAACCCACGGTGCTTCAGGGGGTGCGAAACGTTGTGGCCTCCAAGCTCGCCGTCCCCGCGCAGAAACTGAAGGAGGCGGAGGAGCGCTACGAGCGCATGTGCGAAGAGGCCAAGGCGGCGGGCGCACGGCGTCGCCCCCCGCGCCCGGCTCCGCCGACGGCGGCGGAGCTCGCTGAGAGTGACCTGGGCGCTGAGGGGATCGTCGAGAAGCTGCGTGCCGCCCTCGACGAGGCCGCGGCCGCCATCGAGCGCGGCGAGGACGGCGACGGCGATGTCGTCCGCCTCGTTGCCGGCAACCCCCTGACCCGCGACGCCGTGATGGAGGAGATCTCCGCGGTGGCCAACGCGGGCCTGGAGTTCCAGGTGGTGCCGGGGATGTCTTTGCCGTCGACGGTGCCCTCCTTCGCAGGCATTGCCCTGGGCTCGACCTACACCGAGACCGACCTGACCAACGACGTGGACACCGAGATCGACTGGGACCAGCTGGCGGCCGCCCCGCAGCCGCTCGTGTTCCAAGCTGTGGCTGAGCAGCTGGAGACCATCGCCGCCGAGCTCAGCGCGCGCGGTTACGCGGGCACGACCCCGCTGACCGTGACCACCAACGGCACCACCCGCCTGCAGCGCACCTTCGACGCCACGCTGGAGACGGTGAGCAAGATCGACGCGGACCTGTCCGGCAACCTCGTGGTCACCATCGGCGCGGCCGTCGACGACCGCAGCAAGTACTCCTGGTGGGAAAACCGTCCCCTGTACGGCTGGCGCGTCCTCGTGCCCCGGGCAAAAGAGCAGGCAGGTGTGATGAACGCCCGCCTCAGCGCCTGCGGCGCCATCCCGCAGTCCGTGCCCACGATCTCCCTGGAGCCGCCCCGCAACCCGGCGCAGCTCGACCGCGCCATCAAGGGCATCGTCGAGGGCCGCTTCCAGTGGATCGTGTTTACCTCCGTCAACGCGGTGCGCACGGTGTGGGACAAGTTCGAGGAGCTCGGCCTCGACGCGCGCGCCTTCGCGGGCGTCCACCTCGCCGCCGTGGGCGGCAAGACCGCCGAGGCGCTGCGTGCGCGCGGCATGGTCCCGGAGCTTTTGCCGCACCGCACGAAGCAGAACGCCGCGGGCTTGGTCGAGGTATTCCCGGAGTACGTCGAGGACATCGACCCCGTCTCCCGCGTTTTGCTGCCGCGCGCCGACCTGGGCACCGACGTGCTCGTCGACGGGCTGAAGGAGAAAGGCTGGGAGGTCGATGACGTTGTGGCCTACCGCACCGTCCGCGCGGCACCGCCGGCGCCGGAGGTGCGTGAGATGATCAAGACCGGCGGCTTCGACGCGGTCTGCTTTACCTCGGCGTCGACGGTGAAAAACCTGGTGGGCATCGCGGGCAAGCCGCACGCGCGCACGATCATCGCCTGCATCGGCCCGATGACCGCGGCCGAAGCGCGCGAGCAGGGGCTGCGCGTCGACGTCGTCCCCGAGGTCGCGGATGTGCCCTCGCTTGTCGACGCCCTCGCGGCGCACGTGGCCTCCCTGCGCACTGCGGGCCAGCTGCCGCCGCCGCGCAAGAAGCGCCGGGCGCGGCGCAAGCCCGCCGAGGACGAATAG
- a CDS encoding protoporphyrinogen oxidase, protein MNIAIIGAGLAGLTAAYELRGSGHAVDVYEATERIGGKLYTVAFSAGPTDMGAEAFLARRRDAVEFFTELGLADSLVEPSGLGSLVYVDGETRPLPRGGVMGIPSSSAGVAHLVSPGTAARIDAEGERPGFDWTPGGDVNVGAIVRDRYGDDVADTIVSALLGGVYSCTADDLGLRATIPQLAEELDRLAADGPVHLSTAVRNLENARAELPTGQGPVFATFRDGYHEAYEALAEKSGANIYVDAFISGIERTPDGYRLKGGEDTAYDRVILAVPAPTAALLLKKVAPDAAAALAPVKLADSVVVGMRFATDEGLPDNSGVLVATGAEDVRAKAFTFSSRKWPHLAERGGALVRASFGRFGDTLAIRADEDDLVDWALDDLQTITGFDGRAAGLEEIYVQRWFGGLPRYDEHHLATVAAVEKALANVPGIDVTGAWVGGVGVPAVIAHARRAAHGRVG, encoded by the coding sequence ATGAACATCGCGATCATCGGCGCCGGCCTGGCGGGGCTGACCGCAGCCTACGAGCTGCGCGGCTCCGGCCACGCCGTCGACGTCTACGAAGCCACCGAGCGCATCGGCGGCAAGCTCTACACCGTGGCCTTTTCCGCAGGCCCGACCGACATGGGCGCCGAGGCCTTCCTCGCGCGCCGCCGCGACGCCGTCGAGTTCTTCACCGAGCTCGGCCTCGCCGACTCGCTCGTCGAACCCTCCGGCCTCGGCTCCCTCGTCTACGTCGACGGCGAGACCCGCCCGCTGCCCCGCGGCGGGGTCATGGGCATCCCCTCCTCCTCGGCGGGGGTCGCCCACCTCGTCTCGCCCGGCACCGCCGCGCGTATCGACGCCGAAGGCGAGCGCCCCGGCTTTGACTGGACCCCCGGCGGCGACGTCAACGTCGGCGCTATCGTCCGCGACCGCTACGGCGACGACGTTGCCGACACCATCGTCTCCGCGCTCCTCGGCGGCGTCTACTCGTGTACCGCCGACGACCTTGGCCTGCGCGCCACGATCCCCCAGCTCGCCGAGGAGCTCGACCGCCTCGCCGCCGACGGCCCCGTCCACCTGTCCACCGCGGTGCGCAACCTCGAGAACGCCCGCGCGGAGCTGCCCACCGGCCAGGGCCCCGTCTTTGCCACCTTCCGCGACGGCTACCACGAGGCCTACGAAGCCCTCGCGGAAAAGTCCGGTGCGAACATCTACGTCGACGCCTTCATCTCCGGGATCGAGCGCACCCCCGACGGGTACCGCCTGAAAGGCGGGGAGGACACCGCCTACGACCGCGTCATCCTTGCAGTCCCCGCGCCCACCGCGGCGCTGCTGCTGAAGAAGGTCGCCCCGGACGCCGCCGCGGCGCTCGCGCCCGTCAAGCTCGCTGACTCTGTTGTCGTCGGCATGCGCTTCGCCACCGACGAAGGGCTTCCCGACAACTCCGGCGTCCTCGTCGCCACCGGCGCCGAGGACGTGCGCGCCAAGGCCTTCACGTTCTCCTCCCGCAAGTGGCCCCACCTCGCTGAACGCGGCGGCGCCCTCGTCCGCGCCAGTTTCGGCCGCTTCGGCGACACGCTCGCGATCCGCGCCGACGAGGACGACCTCGTCGACTGGGCACTCGACGACCTCCAGACCATCACCGGGTTCGACGGCCGCGCCGCCGGCCTAGAAGAGATCTACGTCCAGCGTTGGTTCGGCGGCCTGCCCCGCTACGACGAACACCACCTAGCCACCGTCGCCGCCGTCGAAAAGGCCCTGGCAAACGTCCCCGGCATCGATGTGACCGGCGCGTGGGTCGGCGGCGTCGGCGTCCCGGCCGTCATCGCGCACGCGCGCCGCGCCGCACACGGTCGGGTAGGTTAA
- a CDS encoding DedA family protein produces MPEEANNHSREVVASQQRPESEAPEWWEEPGLPWNTKPTKADYWCLGWFGFLGLFGLAMIPLRAWLLGLDPPVMLALTGSRIGAASTGALASVGQAPYWLAFLLIGSLVAIKFDWVYWWAGKLWGRGLLDVQAQNSTRMARNIERVEGWFHRVGWVGIFLAYVPIPLPIAFVVFVMCGATGMSVKKFMLLNFVAKTVWSFLYFGLGWVIGEPVVFVLEQYAKVANWVAIGLLVLVLVGVFRGKSRTARTLPADN; encoded by the coding sequence ATGCCGGAAGAAGCGAATAACCATTCCCGCGAGGTCGTCGCCAGCCAGCAGCGCCCCGAGTCCGAGGCGCCCGAGTGGTGGGAAGAGCCCGGGCTGCCGTGGAACACCAAACCGACCAAGGCGGACTACTGGTGCCTCGGCTGGTTCGGCTTCCTCGGGCTGTTCGGCCTGGCGATGATCCCCCTGCGGGCGTGGCTGCTCGGGCTCGACCCGCCGGTCATGCTGGCGCTGACCGGCTCGCGCATCGGCGCGGCGTCGACAGGCGCCCTTGCATCCGTGGGCCAGGCGCCGTACTGGCTCGCCTTCCTGCTCATTGGCTCGCTCGTAGCCATCAAGTTCGACTGGGTCTACTGGTGGGCGGGCAAGCTGTGGGGCCGCGGCCTGCTCGACGTGCAGGCCCAGAACTCCACGCGGATGGCGCGCAACATCGAGCGGGTGGAGGGCTGGTTCCACCGCGTCGGCTGGGTCGGCATCTTCCTGGCGTACGTGCCGATCCCGCTGCCGATCGCATTCGTCGTCTTCGTCATGTGCGGCGCCACCGGCATGAGCGTGAAGAAATTTATGCTGCTGAACTTCGTCGCGAAAACGGTGTGGTCGTTCCTCTACTTCGGACTCGGCTGGGTGATCGGCGAGCCCGTCGTGTTCGTCCTCGAGCAGTACGCCAAGGTGGCCAACTGGGTCGCTATCGGCCTGCTCGTACTCGTGCTCGTGGGGGTGTTTCGCGGCAAGTCCCGCACGGCGCGGACGTTGCCGGCGGACAACTAG
- a CDS encoding HNH endonuclease signature motif containing protein, producing the protein MDSFTEFLGRARGGVDVLEHFDAHVALDAGVDAATVRAWKTVHAAYFGPTRYRKQQRSAREQARQRRTSLAKLVLIERLIRHIDAADQRWKLRRRLLNLSGRCETLRRHAKSIVPARQRPPRPAGLWCAPTSREGMREIRITAPERFVAGLDYALRSRIDRARPAAKQMLDAFTTLVRGGGGAPEGVYRPIVAVPVSALYSVRRGVTGSDICLIATDGTSVSLAELLKHNFGEELEVAAFHPVEGPLALFRAHRHANAHQRDLLKMAQPECSWVACHRPAESCDMHHITAWSKGGTTNVENLAPLCSFHNSVNDDDPARRRWGRIENVAGRPTWISPRGYAVANTTAHSAMQMLFGDPPDPPAPVPRP; encoded by the coding sequence ATGGACTCCTTCACCGAATTCCTCGGCCGCGCCAGGGGCGGCGTCGATGTACTAGAGCACTTCGATGCCCACGTTGCGCTTGATGCGGGCGTAGACGCGGCCACGGTGCGGGCGTGGAAAACCGTCCACGCGGCCTACTTCGGTCCGACGCGCTACCGCAAGCAGCAGCGCAGCGCGCGGGAGCAGGCGCGGCAACGGCGCACCTCCCTGGCCAAACTCGTTCTCATCGAGCGCCTTATACGCCACATCGACGCGGCGGATCAGCGGTGGAAACTACGCCGCCGCCTTCTCAACCTGAGCGGCAGGTGCGAAACGCTGCGGCGTCACGCAAAAAGTATCGTGCCCGCGAGGCAGCGCCCCCCGCGCCCCGCGGGGTTGTGGTGCGCGCCCACCTCGCGCGAGGGCATGCGCGAAATCCGCATCACCGCACCGGAACGCTTCGTCGCGGGCCTCGATTACGCGCTGCGCAGCCGCATCGACCGTGCCCGGCCCGCAGCGAAACAGATGCTCGACGCGTTCACCACGCTCGTGCGCGGCGGAGGCGGCGCCCCCGAAGGTGTCTACCGGCCCATCGTCGCGGTGCCGGTCAGCGCCCTTTACTCCGTCCGGCGCGGCGTCACCGGCAGCGACATCTGCCTCATCGCCACCGACGGCACCAGCGTGAGCCTCGCTGAGCTCCTGAAGCACAATTTCGGTGAGGAGCTCGAAGTCGCGGCGTTCCACCCGGTGGAGGGGCCACTGGCGTTGTTCCGGGCGCACCGCCACGCGAACGCCCACCAGCGCGATCTTCTGAAAATGGCGCAGCCCGAGTGCTCCTGGGTCGCGTGCCATAGGCCCGCGGAGTCCTGCGACATGCACCACATCACCGCGTGGAGCAAGGGCGGTACAACGAACGTGGAAAACCTTGCGCCGCTGTGCTCGTTCCACAACAGCGTCAACGACGACGACCCCGCCCGGCGCCGGTGGGGGCGCATCGAAAACGTGGCCGGGCGGCCAACGTGGATCTCGCCGCGCGGTTACGCGGTGGCGAACACCACCGCGCATTCGGCCATGCAGATGCTGTTTGGGGATCCCCCGGACCCACCCGCTCCGGTCCCGCGCCCGTAG
- the hemB gene encoding porphobilinogen synthase: MSSYEITRRPRRLRQHPAMRELVAETRLHPSDLILPLFVADGIDAAREIASMPGQYQHTIDSLKAIGHDALEAGVRCVDLFGVPRPEDKDATGSQAWAEEGILNRAVRAMREEFGNDLLIMADTCLDEFTDHGHCGVVGTDHFGNEVVLNDETLDCYTSMAVAQAEAGAHIVSPSGMMDGQIAAIRAALDAAGWQDVAIMAYSAKYASAFFGPFRDAVGSSLTGDRRTYQQDPANARESLLEAQLDIEEGADFVMVKPALPYLDVLSQVAELSPVPVAAYQVSGEYAMLKAAANNGWLDLDAVMMESLLSIKRAGADQIFTYFAIDAARALHG; the protein is encoded by the coding sequence GTGTCTTCCTACGAAATCACCCGCCGTCCTAGGCGCCTGCGGCAGCACCCCGCGATGCGGGAGCTGGTGGCCGAGACGCGCCTTCACCCCTCCGACCTGATCCTGCCGCTGTTCGTGGCGGACGGGATCGACGCCGCACGCGAGATCGCCTCCATGCCGGGCCAGTACCAGCACACGATCGACTCGCTCAAGGCCATCGGGCACGACGCGCTCGAGGCGGGTGTGCGCTGCGTCGACCTGTTCGGGGTGCCGCGCCCGGAGGACAAAGACGCCACAGGTTCGCAGGCGTGGGCCGAGGAGGGCATCCTCAACCGCGCCGTGCGCGCGATGCGCGAGGAATTCGGCAACGACCTGCTCATCATGGCGGACACGTGCCTCGACGAGTTCACCGACCACGGCCACTGCGGCGTGGTGGGCACCGACCACTTCGGCAACGAGGTCGTGCTCAACGACGAGACGCTGGACTGTTACACCTCGATGGCGGTGGCGCAGGCGGAGGCCGGGGCGCACATCGTTAGCCCCTCGGGCATGATGGACGGGCAGATCGCCGCCATCCGCGCCGCCCTCGACGCCGCCGGGTGGCAGGACGTGGCCATCATGGCGTACTCCGCGAAGTACGCTTCCGCCTTCTTCGGCCCCTTCCGCGACGCCGTCGGTTCCTCGCTCACCGGCGACCGGCGCACCTACCAGCAGGACCCGGCGAACGCCCGCGAATCGCTCCTCGAGGCCCAGCTCGACATCGAGGAGGGCGCCGACTTTGTCATGGTCAAGCCCGCCCTTCCGTACCTGGACGTGCTCTCCCAGGTGGCCGAGCTCTCCCCGGTGCCGGTGGCCGCGTACCAGGTCTCGGGCGAGTACGCAATGCTCAAGGCCGCCGCGAACAACGGCTGGCTGGACCTCGACGCGGTGATGATGGAGTCGCTGCTGTCCATCAAGCGCGCCGGGGCGGACCAGATCTTCACCTACTTCGCCATCGACGCCGCAAGGGCTCTCCATGGTTAA
- the galK gene encoding galactokinase, whose amino-acid sequence MAGPRPRQPIGDHVDYAHGLCLPFATSMATAVAAHRRSDGLVRMASLAPGGDLLAASLSLSDLAPAPARGCLPDWRGYIAGTLRALLDGTGTGAAAKGMDLAVVSDVPLGSGLSSSAALECAVGVAGRELWGLNASADDLIAAAMRAENHYVGANTGGLDQNAVVRGRAGHALALDFLAGTHEQVPCDFRGHTLLVADSHVEHSHATGGYGSRRGLIDELASSLACTFREADVVQRAVAWAAGRAGADPEVVRRRVRHVHSETARTAAAIAALKAGDIGRLGELMNASHASLRDDYEVVPDELDTACRAARAAGAVGARITGGGFGGSTIALCPDADADSVATAIEVATAAKGYPVPTIYATAPQDGARRVW is encoded by the coding sequence GTGGCTGGCCCCCGGCCGCGTCAACCCATCGGCGACCACGTCGACTACGCCCACGGCCTCTGCCTGCCCTTCGCCACCTCGATGGCCACCGCCGTCGCCGCGCACCGCCGAAGCGACGGCCTGGTGCGCATGGCCTCCCTCGCCCCGGGCGGGGACCTCCTCGCCGCTTCCCTCTCCCTCTCCGATCTCGCCCCCGCACCCGCCCGCGGCTGCCTGCCGGACTGGCGCGGCTACATCGCGGGCACGCTCCGCGCGCTTCTCGACGGCACGGGCACGGGCGCCGCGGCGAAGGGCATGGACCTCGCCGTCGTCTCCGACGTGCCCCTCGGGTCCGGGCTGTCCAGCTCGGCGGCGCTCGAGTGCGCGGTGGGGGTGGCCGGGCGGGAGCTATGGGGCCTTAACGCCAGCGCCGACGACCTCATCGCGGCCGCGATGCGCGCGGAGAACCACTACGTGGGCGCGAACACCGGCGGTCTGGACCAGAACGCGGTCGTGCGCGGGCGCGCCGGCCACGCTCTGGCGCTCGACTTTTTGGCCGGCACCCACGAGCAGGTGCCCTGCGATTTCCGCGGCCACACACTCCTTGTCGCCGACAGCCACGTCGAGCACTCCCATGCCACCGGGGGTTACGGCTCCCGCCGCGGACTGATCGACGAGCTTGCGTCCTCCCTCGCCTGCACCTTCCGCGAAGCCGACGTCGTCCAGCGCGCGGTCGCGTGGGCCGCCGGGCGCGCGGGCGCCGACCCAGAGGTGGTGCGCCGCCGCGTCCGGCACGTGCACTCCGAGACCGCTCGCACCGCGGCCGCCATCGCGGCACTCAAGGCCGGCGACATCGGCCGCCTCGGCGAGCTCATGAACGCCAGCCACGCCTCGCTGCGCGACGACTACGAGGTCGTCCCGGACGAGCTCGACACCGCCTGCCGGGCCGCCCGCGCGGCGGGTGCTGTCGGCGCCCGGATCACGGGCGGCGGCTTCGGCGGTTCCACCATCGCGCTGTGCCCGGACGCGGACGCCGACTCTGTGGCCACCGCCATCGAGGTCGCCACCGCCGCCAAGGGCTACCCCGTGCCAACGATCTACGCCACGGCACCGCAGGACGGGGCCCGGCGCGTCTGGTAG
- a CDS encoding heavy metal translocating P-type ATPase — translation MAANHVGDGLDASIVAARVAARNAGFDLDAPHERDGTPMRPNASYAFVLEGIEDAPQMRDIEEALDKLEGVTARLVYPSSTAWVTAAEDMDPARIVEVIESFGVRADMTDSTLRRRAVGRRAAEHPLPRRGTRGMTGKMRRQRRDEEANLVRERAEGFMRGEPRRVRTSQSDVLFTARDLVTPLRMWLAILITIPVCALSYIPELQFAGWQWVCLALSTPVALWCAFPFHRAMAGGVRRGLSALDGASSIAILASYVWSLCALVFTPAGEIGWSSPSGWLSVRPSEGMEIFLDVACGVTAMLLVGRANSVRVRSYLLRDMALHSPDPDREYTVFRRNRATDTVVEERLPISEINRGHDVKVTAGEVVPVDGDVVGGSCELRPPLIDAREPAQAKVGTRVYAGSVVDSGSIKVRAVRTGHSTRWAVVHGWVEEASRRENAAALLSTRTAGMLIPAAYFIAFADFCLWFLITGNPNVAFSTAVAILAVVAPVALAISPSVAIRLGIEAAARNGILLRDGESFRGLENTDTVVFNRVGTLVTPTMYVETVTAERGEDSDLVLRIAAALSTESQHPMGKALVKAARESRDMRSKDSSLPSWIELNSTEITAEGDVKGRLTLTYDEGIGTDADAGEERVEHLEATLWRPTNLSSLHGRLAIAATSGGTPVVVRWKGRDRGVITLYDPAKPDAIEAVQRLEDMGIETVMLTRDTYPVARRFADFLGVSNVLAGIPGPSKPLAVRALRNQGATVTMVGDHTVMDTLRGADVGVMYVTEESVAARLGRVEGAAHAVLLRHDVTAMPQLIELARRVSRIIDSNMFFAWSYNAVAIVLAVAGLLPPVGATLLMLGSSTVIELRSVRARRFPT, via the coding sequence GTGGCCGCCAACCACGTCGGCGACGGGCTCGACGCGTCCATTGTCGCCGCCCGCGTTGCGGCACGTAACGCCGGCTTCGACCTCGACGCGCCGCACGAGCGCGACGGGACGCCGATGCGCCCCAACGCCTCCTACGCCTTCGTGCTCGAGGGAATCGAGGACGCCCCGCAGATGCGCGACATCGAGGAGGCCCTGGACAAGCTTGAGGGCGTCACGGCCCGGCTCGTCTACCCCTCCTCGACGGCGTGGGTGACCGCCGCGGAGGACATGGACCCGGCCCGCATCGTCGAGGTCATCGAGTCTTTCGGCGTCCGCGCGGACATGACGGACTCGACGCTGCGGCGCCGCGCGGTGGGCCGTCGCGCTGCCGAACATCCCCTGCCGCGCCGGGGCACCCGCGGGATGACGGGGAAAATGCGCCGCCAGCGCCGCGACGAGGAGGCCAACCTCGTCCGCGAGCGCGCCGAGGGATTCATGCGCGGAGAGCCGCGCCGGGTGCGCACGAGCCAGTCCGACGTGCTGTTTACCGCCCGCGACCTGGTCACGCCGCTGAGGATGTGGCTGGCCATCCTCATCACCATCCCCGTCTGCGCGCTGAGCTACATCCCGGAGCTGCAGTTCGCGGGGTGGCAGTGGGTGTGCCTGGCGCTGTCCACCCCGGTGGCACTGTGGTGCGCCTTCCCCTTCCACCGCGCGATGGCCGGCGGCGTGCGCCGCGGGCTGTCGGCGCTGGACGGCGCGAGCTCGATCGCGATCCTCGCCTCCTACGTGTGGTCGCTGTGCGCGCTCGTGTTCACCCCCGCCGGCGAGATCGGCTGGAGCTCGCCGAGCGGCTGGCTGTCCGTCCGCCCGTCGGAGGGGATGGAGATCTTCCTGGACGTCGCGTGCGGGGTGACCGCCATGCTCCTCGTCGGGCGCGCCAACTCCGTGCGGGTGCGCTCCTACCTGCTGCGGGACATGGCGCTGCACAGCCCGGACCCCGACCGCGAGTACACCGTTTTTCGTCGCAACCGGGCCACGGACACGGTGGTCGAGGAGCGGCTGCCCATCTCGGAGATCAACCGCGGCCACGACGTGAAAGTCACCGCGGGCGAGGTCGTCCCCGTCGACGGCGACGTGGTCGGCGGTTCGTGTGAGCTGCGCCCGCCGCTTATCGACGCCCGAGAGCCCGCCCAGGCGAAAGTGGGCACGCGCGTCTACGCCGGCTCCGTGGTCGACAGCGGCAGCATCAAGGTCCGCGCGGTGCGCACGGGCCACTCGACGCGCTGGGCGGTGGTGCACGGCTGGGTCGAGGAGGCCTCGCGCCGGGAGAACGCGGCGGCGCTGCTGTCCACCCGCACCGCGGGCATGCTCATCCCGGCGGCCTACTTCATCGCTTTTGCGGACTTCTGCCTGTGGTTCCTCATCACCGGCAACCCCAACGTGGCGTTTTCCACGGCGGTGGCGATCTTGGCGGTGGTGGCGCCGGTGGCGCTGGCGATCTCGCCGTCGGTGGCGATCCGCCTGGGCATCGAGGCGGCGGCGCGCAACGGCATTCTGCTTCGCGACGGCGAGAGCTTCCGCGGCCTGGAAAACACCGACACGGTGGTGTTCAACCGGGTGGGCACGCTGGTCACCCCGACGATGTACGTGGAGACGGTGACGGCCGAACGCGGCGAGGACTCGGACCTGGTGCTGCGCATCGCGGCCGCGCTGTCGACGGAGTCGCAGCACCCGATGGGGAAGGCCCTGGTCAAGGCGGCGCGCGAGTCGCGCGACATGCGCTCGAAGGACAGCTCGCTGCCGTCGTGGATCGAACTGAACTCCACCGAGATCACCGCCGAGGGCGACGTGAAGGGCCGGCTGACCCTGACCTACGACGAGGGGATAGGTACCGACGCCGACGCCGGGGAGGAGCGCGTCGAGCACCTTGAGGCGACGCTGTGGCGCCCGACCAACCTGTCGAGTCTGCACGGGCGCCTCGCCATCGCGGCCACCTCCGGCGGCACCCCCGTCGTCGTGCGGTGGAAGGGCCGCGACCGGGGGGTGATCACGCTCTACGACCCCGCAAAGCCCGACGCGATCGAGGCGGTGCAAAGGCTCGAGGACATGGGGATCGAAACCGTGATGCTCACCCGCGACACCTACCCGGTGGCGCGCCGCTTCGCGGACTTTCTCGGTGTGTCCAACGTGCTTGCCGGCATTCCCGGGCCGAGCAAGCCGCTGGCGGTGCGCGCGCTGCGCAACCAGGGCGCGACGGTGACCATGGTGGGCGACCACACGGTCATGGACACGCTGCGGGGTGCTGACGTTGGCGTGATGTACGTCACGGAGGAGTCGGTGGCCGCGCGGCTCGGCCGCGTGGAGGGCGCGGCGCACGCGGTCCTGCTGCGCCACGACGTGACGGCGATGCCGCAGCTGATCGAGCTGGCGCGGCGGGTGAGCCGGATCATCGACTCGAACATGTTCTTCGCGTGGTCGTACAACGCGGTGGCTATCGTGCTCGCCGTGGCGGGGCTGTTGCCCCCGGTGGGGGCGACGCTGCTCATGCTGGGCAGCTCCACCGTTATCGAGCTGCGCTCCGTGCGCGCCCGGCGTTTCCCCACCTAG